From the genome of Miscanthus floridulus cultivar M001 chromosome 10, ASM1932011v1, whole genome shotgun sequence, one region includes:
- the LOC136489082 gene encoding UPF0481 protein At3g47200-like yields MDRESVNSASSSPSWVVDMEKRLVETDLFGEMGRWSKPSIYRVPEWVKNMTTDSEQAAYYRPLLVSLGPFHHGEGHLADMEEHKERAVLHIVKRSGKPLSEFITAIEGVIDKLLDAYDNLEDKWRKAERHLFVKIMVLDGCFLLEMLKGVSYKEGPRDYATNDPVFSVHGMLCLWVGIRCDMLVIENQIPLLALYKLEEIWRGTALLYVFS; encoded by the exons ATGGACAGGGAGTCTGTCAATAGTGCTAGTTCCAGTCCAAGCTGGGTAGTAGACATGGAGAAGAGGCTAGTGGAAACTGACCTGTTCGGCGAGATGGGGCGTTGGAGCAAGCCCTCGATCTACCGGGTGCCGGAGTGGGTCAAGAATATGACCACCGACAGCGAGCAGGCCGCCTACTACCGGCCGTTGTTGGTGTCATTAGGTCCATTCCACCATGGCGAGGGTCACCTCGCCGACATGGAGGAGCACAAGGAACGAGCGGTGCTGCATATAGTCAAGCGGTCTGGCAAGCCGCTCAGTGAGTTCATCACCGCGATTGAGGGGGTCATAGACAAGCTGCTGGACGCATACGATAATCTGGAAGACAAATGGCGCAAAGCAGAGAGACACCTCTTTGTGAAGATAATGGTGCTAGACGGGTGCTTCTTGTTGGAGATGTTGAAGGGGGTTTCATATAAAGAAGGACCTCGTGATTACGCGACCAACGATCCAGTCTTCAGCGTGCATGGCATGCTTTGTTTGTGGGTAGGCATCCGGTGTGATATGCTCGTAATTGAGAACCAGATTCCTCTGCTTGCATTGTACAAGCTTGAAGAAATTTGGCGCGGCACGGCACTTCTG tatgtatttagttga